A portion of the Anoxybacillus gonensis genome contains these proteins:
- the nikC gene encoding nickel transporter permease, which yields MAELARNEGNVVQQEEKATSLWKEGWIRFRKNKMALIGSGIVLFFILLAIFAPFIAPYDMNDQQLSMRLQAPSKDHIFGTDDFGRDIFSRVVYGARISLWVGFFSVLGSVVIGSLLGIVAGYYGRWIDAVISRIFDIMLAFPSILLAIGIVAVLGPSLKNALIAIAVINIPNFGRLIRSRVLSIKQEEYITAAKAIGMSDARILFHHILPNSMAPIIVQGTLAIATAIIEAAALGFLGLGAQPPNPEWGKMLADSKAYLTQAPWTMIFPGLAIMLTVLGFNLMGDGLRDALDPRMKS from the coding sequence TTGGCTGAGCTGGCACGAAACGAGGGAAATGTTGTACAACAAGAAGAAAAAGCAACATCGTTATGGAAAGAAGGATGGATTCGTTTTCGAAAAAATAAAATGGCACTCATCGGAAGTGGCATTGTGCTATTTTTCATTTTGCTTGCCATTTTCGCACCGTTTATTGCTCCGTACGATATGAACGACCAACAACTATCCATGCGTTTGCAAGCACCATCGAAAGATCATATATTTGGAACAGATGATTTTGGACGAGACATTTTTTCCCGTGTCGTTTATGGAGCACGCATTTCGTTATGGGTCGGATTTTTTTCTGTGTTAGGTTCGGTTGTCATCGGCTCTTTGCTTGGGATTGTCGCAGGATACTATGGACGATGGATTGATGCGGTGATTTCACGCATATTTGACATTATGCTCGCATTTCCGAGCATTTTATTAGCGATTGGCATTGTAGCGGTTTTAGGACCGTCGTTGAAAAATGCGCTCATTGCGATCGCGGTCATTAACATTCCGAACTTCGGGCGTCTCATTCGTTCGCGTGTATTAAGCATTAAACAGGAAGAGTATATTACAGCGGCGAAAGCAATTGGCATGAGTGATGCGCGCATTTTATTCCACCACATTTTGCCGAATAGTATGGCGCCTATTATTGTTCAAGGCACGCTTGCGATTGCAACGGCTATTATTGAAGCGGCAGCACTCGGATTTCTTGGGTTAGGAGCACAGCCACCAAACCCGGAATGGGGGAAAATGCTAGCGGATTCAAAAGCATATTTAACGCAAGCACCATGGACGATGATTTTTCCGGGATTGGCAATCATGTTAACAGTATTAGGATTTAACTTAATGGGGGATGGATTGCGCGATGCGCTTGATCCGCGTATGAAAAGCTAA
- a CDS encoding FUSC family protein: protein MRLGARVFKTGIAITFALVLAKLLQLPSPVFAGISAVFAMQPTIYRSYLSLIEQVQANVIGAVFAIVFTLVFGHDPFIIGLTAILVIALFLRLRLESSISVALVTVIAIMEYTEEHFIEFALIRFSTIMLGVFAAFIVNLVFLPPKYEKKLYTKIVEYTEHILKWIRMNVRHASEHHLLKEDIEKFKENMMKLDQLYLLYKEERTYFRKHKYSKSRKLVLYRQMIVATNRALETLKLLHRLENELAHTSAELQDAIKNELDCLLNYHDQILLKFIGKVKSDPQSQFVTEACSGKKGLIHSFLNHYAQQSIKQENYQLFPLIGAIIEYSHQLEHLDTLIESFHHYHKEEHVVPTPEQE from the coding sequence ATGAGACTTGGAGCCCGCGTCTTTAAAACCGGGATTGCGATTACATTTGCATTAGTTTTAGCGAAACTGTTGCAGTTGCCTTCTCCTGTGTTTGCTGGTATTTCAGCTGTATTTGCGATGCAGCCAACGATTTACCGTTCATATTTATCTTTAATTGAACAAGTGCAAGCAAATGTCATTGGTGCGGTTTTCGCGATCGTTTTTACGCTTGTTTTCGGACACGATCCATTTATTATTGGACTAACCGCTATTTTAGTCATTGCGTTATTTCTTCGTCTTCGTTTAGAATCTTCTATTTCTGTTGCGCTTGTGACAGTTATTGCAATTATGGAATATACCGAAGAACACTTTATTGAATTTGCGCTTATTCGCTTTTCAACAATTATGTTAGGCGTGTTTGCAGCATTTATCGTTAATTTAGTATTTCTTCCGCCAAAGTATGAAAAGAAGCTATACACGAAAATTGTGGAATATACCGAACATATTTTGAAATGGATTCGCATGAATGTACGACATGCATCTGAACATCATTTATTAAAAGAAGACATCGAAAAATTTAAAGAAAACATGATGAAACTAGACCAACTTTATTTGCTTTACAAAGAAGAACGGACATATTTTCGCAAGCATAAATATAGCAAATCACGTAAACTTGTGTTATATCGCCAAATGATTGTCGCAACAAATCGGGCGCTAGAAACGTTAAAATTGTTGCATCGTTTAGAAAACGAGCTAGCACATACATCTGCTGAACTTCAAGACGCCATAAAAAACGAACTCGACTGTTTGTTAAATTATCACGATCAAATATTGCTAAAGTTCATTGGGAAGGTAAAGTCTGATCCACAATCACAATTCGTTACAGAAGCGTGCTCTGGAAAAAAAGGATTAATCCACTCGTTTTTAAACCATTATGCTCAACAAAGCATTAAGCAAGAAAATTATCAACTGTTCCCACTTATCGGAGCGATTATTGAGTATAGCCATCAACTTGAACATTTAGACACGCTGATCGAAAGCTTCCATCATTACCATAAAGAAGAGCACGTCGTCCCTACCCCAGAGCAAGAATAA